Genomic segment of Oncorhynchus keta strain PuntledgeMale-10-30-2019 chromosome 5, Oket_V2, whole genome shotgun sequence:
TTAGGCCTACTTTATAGACCGACATAGCCAGCCAGTCAGGTGCATTGTACTTGTCTATAGAGAATTACCACACATGTCTGGACCAGAGAAACCTTGTAGTCTATATCAGAACCACGTCTCTTCTCCCAGTGGGTCCTGTACTAACCCTGACTGGTACAGTTCTGGACCAGAGAAACCTTGTAGTCTATATCAGAACCACATCTCTTCTCCCAGTGGGTCCTGTACTAACCCTGACTGGTACAGTTCTGGACCAGAGAAACCTTGTGGTCTATATCAGAACCACGTCTCTTCTCCCAGTGGGTCCTGTACTAACCCTGACTGGTACAGTTCTGGACCAGAGAAACCTTGTAGTCTATATCAGAACCACATCTCTTCTCCCAGTGGGTCCTGTATTTTATAATCATAATAAACCCTCTACTGTTCTTCTCCAGAGTGTGAACCCTTACTGAGACTAATTCCAGCCCAGCTGTAGCCATGGACCAGAGGAGCCTACAGGAAGAGTTTAAAGATCAGTTTACAGACGTGGTGTCCAGACTGCAGTCTAAACAGCTGTTCCAGTCTGACTGGGACATCGCCTCCTTCGCTGTCTTCTTCATCTTCATCGGTAGgaatacacaggcacacacacacacatgtacacacacacacacacacacacacacacacacacacacacacacacacacacacacacaattgactGTCCACCTTGATCCTTTCAGGCATGGTTCTGCTGCTTGTTGTCCTGGTTCTGATccgatgctgctgctgctgctgctgtgatgaACAGGTAATGTAgcaatcaatcaataaaatgtaATGGCCTGTTTCTGTGAGAAATGTGTGgtgtatatagcctggtcccagatctgttgatatatatagcctggtcccagatctgttgatatatatagcctggtcccagatctgttgatatatatagcctggtcccagatctgttgatatatatagcctggtcccagatctgttgatatctatagcctggtcccagatctgttggtatctatagcctggtctcagatctgttggtatctatagcctggtctcagatctgttggtatctatagcctggtctcagatctgttggtATCTATAgtctggtctcagatctgttggtATCAATAGCCCGGTCTCAGATCTGTTGGTATCTATAGCCCGGTCTCCGATCTGTTGGTATCTATAGCCCGGTTTCCGATCTGTTGGTATCTATAGCCCGGTCTCAGATCTGTTGGTATCGATAGCCCGGTCTCAGATCTGTTGGTATCGATAGCCCGGTCTCAGATCTGTTGGTATCTATAGCCCGGTCTCAGATCTGTTGGTATCTATAGCCCGGTCTCAGATCTGTTGGTATCTATAGCCCGGTCTCAGATCTGTTGGTATCTATAGCCCGGTCTCAGATCTGTTGGTATCTATAGCCCGGTCTCAGATCTGTTGGTATCTATAGCCCGGTCTCAGATCTGTTGGTATCTATAGCCCGGTCTCAGATCTGTTGGtatctatagcctggtctcagatctgttggtATCTATAGCCCGGTCTCAGATCTGTTGGTATCTATAGCCCGGTCTCAGATCTGTTGGTAACTATAGCCCGGTCTCAGATCTGGTGCTTTTGTCAACAATGTTTGGTGTGAGTTGGCATGATAGCacacagactggcactcaggctgtGGTATACAGGACCACATTTCTGATATGTCAGCCACCCATAGTGTTCATGAGGGAGTTGTATTTATTTGTTGTATATTTAAAATCACTTCAAAATGAAGCCATGTCATTGACTCTATCCTGTCTGGTATCATGGTCATTCAGACTCTATCCTGTCTGGTATCATGGTCATTCAGACTCTATCCTGTCTGGTATCATGGTCATTCAGACTCTATCCTGTCATGTGTCACAGTCATTCAAACTCTATCCTGTCTGGTATCATGGTCATTCAAACTCTATCCTGTCTGGTATCATGGTCATTCAGACTCTATCCTGTCTGGTATCATGGTCATTCAGACTCTATCCTGTCATGTGTCACAGTCATTCAAACTCTATCCTGTCTGGTATCATGGTCATTCAGACTCTATCCTGTCATGTGTCACAGTCATTCAAACTCTATCCTGTCTGGTATCATGGTCATTCAGACTCTATCCTGTCATGTGTCACAGTCATTCAGACTCTATCCTGTCTGGTATCATGGTCATTCAGACTCTATCCTGTCTGGTATCATGGTCATTCAGACTCTATCCTGTCATGTGTCACAGTCATTCAAACTCTATCCTGTCTGGTATCATGGTCATTCAGACTCTATCCTGTCTGGTATCATGGTCATTCAGACTCTATCCTGTCTGGTATCATGGTCATTCAGACTCTATCCTGTCTGGTATCATGGTCATTCAGACTCTATCCTGTCTTGTATCATGGTCATTCAGACTCTATCCTGTCTGGTATCATGGTCATTCAGACTCTATCCTGTCTGGTATCATGGTCATTCAGACTCTATCCTGTCTGGTATCATGGTCATT
This window contains:
- the smim22 gene encoding small integral membrane protein 22 isoform X2, giving the protein MDQRSLQEEFKDQFTDVVSRLQSKQLFQSDWDIASFAVFFIFIGMVLLLVVLVLIRCCCCCCCDEQPRRHKVGHENFGMET